A region from the Bubalus kerabau isolate K-KA32 ecotype Philippines breed swamp buffalo chromosome 23, PCC_UOA_SB_1v2, whole genome shotgun sequence genome encodes:
- the NUPR1 gene encoding nuclear protein 1 → MATFPRAASPSRQPPGPEDEDAVLDEYDLYSLAHSYPGVGGRKGRSKREAAINTNRHSPGGHERKLVTKLQNMERKKRGARP, encoded by the exons GCCAGCCCGTCCAGGCAGCCCCCAGGCCCAGAGGATGAAGATGCCGTCCTAGACGAGTACGACCTCTACAGCCTGGCTCATTCTTACCCGG GAGTGGGAGGCCGGAAAGGTCGCAGCAAGAGAGAAGCCGCCATCAACACCAACCGCCACAGCCCTGGTGGGCACGAGAGGAAGCTGGTGACCAAGCTTCAGAACATGGAGCGGAAAAAGCGAGGGGCACGGCCCTGA